The Clostridium sp. AWRP genome has a window encoding:
- a CDS encoding GntR family transcriptional regulator, with protein MDGKNDNTLKNQIYNALFSDIINGVYSSDTVLTEKFLMEKYGVSRAPIREALTQLIGTHILSSIPRQGYKIIQPSKQQLLEIVKFRSVLESSFLENYYMYIDEAFIEELKNICMSHANCPDNDFMVRWNYNCEFHLKLFSIYGNQYAYKLLEDAMNIQTIFFIQRKHYSRTSLHRVLIDYLERKEIEMAVNILKADIENLMISDIAAIPTNKNKK; from the coding sequence ATGGATGGAAAAAACGATAATACATTAAAAAATCAAATTTATAATGCTTTGTTTTCTGATATTATTAATGGAGTATATTCTTCAGATACCGTTCTAACTGAAAAGTTTTTGATGGAGAAATATGGTGTTAGTCGTGCACCAATACGTGAAGCACTTACACAGCTTATTGGAACTCATATACTATCAAGTATACCAAGGCAAGGATATAAAATTATTCAGCCAAGTAAACAGCAATTATTGGAAATTGTAAAATTTCGTTCTGTTTTAGAAAGTTCTTTTTTGGAAAATTATTATATGTATATAGATGAAGCTTTTATCGAGGAACTTAAAAACATTTGTATGAGTCATGCTAATTGTCCTGACAATGATTTTATGGTTCGATGGAATTATAATTGCGAGTTTCATCTTAAACTATTTTCTATTTATGGAAATCAGTATGCGTATAAGCTTTTAGAAGATGCTATGAATATACAGACTATTTTTTTTATACAGAGGAAACATTATAGCAGGACGAGTTTACATAGGGTTTTAATTGATTATTTGGAAAGAAAAGAAATTGAAATGGCTGTAAATATTTTAAAAGCAGATATTGAGAATCTTATGATTTCAGATATTGCTGCTATTCCAACTAATAAGAATAAAAAGTGA
- a CDS encoding LemA family protein → MSKRLKTFLIVIGVLLVIFLPLIGSYNSIVGLEQKVNAAQANIDTQLQRRSDLIPNLVQTVKGYAAQEKTIFTDVANARAKLAGAQTITDRANADAALSSALSRLLVIVERYPDLKSNQNFRDLSVALEGTENRIGIARQDYNTAVNNYNTSIRRFPNSVISGMLGFSQKTYYKASQGAQEVPKVDFTR, encoded by the coding sequence ATGAGTAAAAGATTAAAAACATTTTTAATTGTTATAGGAGTATTATTAGTTATATTTTTACCTTTAATAGGCAGTTATAACTCCATTGTAGGATTAGAGCAAAAAGTTAATGCAGCACAGGCTAATATTGATACTCAACTGCAGAGAAGATCAGATTTAATACCAAACTTAGTTCAAACAGTAAAAGGTTATGCAGCTCAAGAAAAAACAATATTTACAGATGTGGCAAATGCAAGAGCTAAACTTGCTGGAGCCCAAACAATTACTGATAGGGCAAATGCAGATGCAGCACTTTCATCAGCACTTTCAAGACTTTTAGTAATTGTTGAAAGATATCCGGATTTAAAATCTAATCAAAATTTTAGAGATTTATCTGTTGCTTTAGAGGGTACAGAAAACAGAATAGGAATAGCAAGACAAGATTATAATACTGCTGTGAATAACTATAATACATCTATAAGGAGATTCCCAAATTCAGTGATTTCGGGTATGCTTGGTTTTTCCCAAAAAACATATTATAAGGCTAGTCAGGGAGCACAGGAAGTTCCAAAGGTGGATTTTACAAGATAG
- a CDS encoding TPM domain-containing protein, with amino-acid sequence MNSKFKVIKSSLGVLLSVLIFILILPYFVKGSSNILEPTKLKYINDYVGIVDEGSKNYIVSLGSELENKTGSQAAVVIISSLEGKDIESYSNELFRSWGIGQKGKDNGLLILLSINDKKWRVEVGRELEGVITDIYSSRVMNSEAVPLFKEKRYGEGLKNAYLVFARDIAKEYNVSLQGSSETAQDKKSVSVNPVVIYYILGAFLLDILLNKARITKFLFYLLFWNSFWGGPRGGGGGFGGSNQGGFGGGSSSGGGSSGSW; translated from the coding sequence ATGAATAGTAAATTTAAGGTGATAAAATCATCTTTAGGTGTATTACTTTCTGTGCTAATTTTTATTTTGATTTTGCCTTATTTTGTGAAAGGTTCTTCAAATATACTTGAACCAACTAAATTAAAGTATATAAATGATTATGTAGGAATTGTTGATGAAGGTTCTAAAAACTATATTGTATCACTTGGAAGTGAATTAGAAAATAAAACTGGTTCACAAGCAGCAGTGGTTATAATTAGTTCCCTTGAAGGAAAAGATATAGAATCTTATTCCAATGAACTTTTTAGAAGCTGGGGAATTGGACAAAAAGGTAAGGACAATGGGCTTTTAATATTATTATCAATAAATGATAAAAAGTGGAGAGTGGAAGTAGGAAGAGAGTTGGAAGGCGTAATTACAGATATATATTCTTCTAGAGTTATGAATAGTGAAGCAGTTCCTCTCTTTAAAGAAAAAAGATATGGTGAAGGTTTAAAGAATGCTTATTTAGTTTTTGCAAGAGATATAGCTAAAGAATATAATGTTAGTTTGCAAGGAAGTAGTGAAACTGCACAAGATAAAAAATCAGTTTCTGTAAATCCTGTAGTAATATACTACATTTTGGGTGCTTTCCTATTGGATATTTTACTTAATAAAGCAAGGATAACTAAGTTTTTATTCTATTTGCTGTTTTGGAATTCTTTTTGGGGAGGCCCAAGAGGAGGAGGCGGAGGCTTTGGTGGAAGTAACCAGGGCGGATTTGGAGGAGGCAGCTCTAGTGGAGGTGGCTCTTCAGGAAGTTGGTAA
- a CDS encoding alpha/beta hydrolase, producing the protein MIQIIIFSILLISIMGTFITELIIGMLWILKIRKKAPLNNIILKLKRNTVILGSLFILILILIIFSYFSANTPRIVDKNGNPLPKSIAELRKVQLNGRQEWISIRGENKNNPILLFLAGGPGGTQMAAVRHNLQKLEKNFVVVNWDQPGSGKSYYAANVKNLNVNTYVQDGYALTKYLCKTFKKDKIYLVGESWGSALGIFLSEKHPENYYSFIGTGQMVDFSNTEELDYEKAIKIAQIKNNTNKIAKLRSNGHPPYYGADVTWKSAEYLNYLSSYMQKDPGIYNSHFNTWRDISSSEYDLVDKINFLWGLINTFNHIYPQLYNIDLRKDYAKLKIPVYFFIGRRDINAPLSLIEDYYNVLHAPHKEIIWFEHSGHSPWLNESDKFVNQLNKTLIDK; encoded by the coding sequence ATGATACAGATAATTATTTTTTCAATACTTCTTATTTCAATTATGGGAACCTTTATAACAGAGCTTATTATTGGGATGTTGTGGATACTAAAGATAAGAAAAAAAGCTCCCTTGAATAACATAATCTTAAAATTAAAAAGAAATACCGTAATTTTAGGAAGTTTATTTATATTGATACTTATATTAATAATATTTAGTTATTTTTCAGCTAACACTCCCAGAATTGTGGATAAGAACGGAAATCCCCTGCCAAAAAGCATTGCTGAATTAAGAAAAGTACAATTAAATGGTAGACAAGAATGGATTAGCATAAGGGGAGAAAACAAAAATAATCCAATACTATTATTTTTAGCAGGAGGCCCTGGTGGGACTCAAATGGCTGCAGTACGCCATAATCTTCAAAAACTTGAGAAGAATTTTGTTGTTGTGAATTGGGACCAGCCTGGTTCTGGCAAATCCTATTATGCTGCAAATGTCAAAAATTTAAATGTAAATACCTATGTTCAAGATGGATATGCATTAACTAAATATCTATGTAAAACATTTAAAAAGGATAAAATCTATTTAGTTGGCGAGTCATGGGGAAGTGCCCTTGGTATCTTTTTGTCTGAAAAACACCCGGAAAATTATTACAGTTTTATTGGGACAGGACAAATGGTTGATTTCTCTAATACAGAAGAATTAGATTATGAGAAGGCCATTAAAATAGCTCAAATTAAAAATAATACTAATAAGATTGCAAAACTACGATCAAATGGTCATCCACCATATTATGGTGCTGACGTTACCTGGAAAAGTGCAGAGTATTTAAATTACTTAAGCTCTTATATGCAAAAAGACCCGGGAATATATAATTCTCATTTTAATACATGGAGAGATATTTCTTCATCGGAATATGACCTTGTAGATAAGATCAACTTTTTGTGGGGCCTTATTAATACCTTTAATCATATTTACCCTCAACTTTACAATATTGATTTAAGAAAAGATTATGCCAAATTAAAAATACCAGTTTATTTTTTTATAGGAAGGCGTGACATTAATGCTCCACTTTCATTAATTGAAGACTATTATAATGTTTTACATGCACCACATAAGGAAATTATTTGGTTTGAACACTCTGGTCATAGTCCTTGGCTTAATGAAAGTGATAAATTTGTCAATCAACTGAATAAAACTTTAATTGACAAGTAA
- a CDS encoding TetR/AcrR family transcriptional regulator encodes MNKRELILDAMMDLLVEGKGAACSVSDIAKKAGIGKGSIYYYFKSKEEIFDALVERIYNEIIDKCKILIDNAQVNAIEKLSLFIQNYRSSRRLSSIDTYLHQQHNAAIHQKSLAKILSSLSPIIADIIKQGVDEKLFQCDKPEETAEIILSTYCFLFDPGIFSWTHEQVYNKTKALADLLERGLMAPKGSMKFLCE; translated from the coding sequence ATGAATAAAAGGGAATTAATACTAGATGCTATGATGGATTTATTGGTAGAGGGAAAAGGTGCCGCTTGTTCTGTTAGTGATATTGCAAAAAAAGCTGGCATTGGAAAGGGAAGTATATATTATTACTTTAAATCCAAAGAAGAAATCTTTGATGCACTAGTTGAACGTATATATAATGAAATTATTGATAAATGCAAGATTTTAATCGATAATGCACAAGTAAATGCTATAGAAAAACTATCCTTGTTTATTCAAAATTATAGAAGTTCTAGGAGATTATCTTCAATTGATACATATTTGCATCAACAGCATAATGCAGCAATACATCAAAAATCACTTGCAAAAATATTATCATCTCTTTCTCCAATTATTGCAGATATTATTAAACAAGGCGTTGATGAAAAGTTGTTTCAGTGCGATAAGCCAGAGGAAACTGCTGAGATTATATTGTCTACATATTGTTTTTTATTTGATCCTGGCATATTTTCATGGACTCATGAGCAAGTTTATAATAAAACAAAGGCATTAGCTGATTTGTTAGAACGTGGACTAATGGCACCAAAAGGAAGTATGAAATTTCTTTGTGAATAA
- a CDS encoding serine hydrolase domain-containing protein yields MCYERFKKNTNFLKNKLIKRMFAIISMFIICFGSNVTVFAESNSSDNLFGSKDDMKVFMDNTFQKKMKEQHVPGAVITVVKDGKVIFSKGYGYADLENKVPVTPDKTLVRIASVSKLFTYTAMMQLSEQGKVDLKADVNKYLKGYTLKNKYSNPVTVEELLTHTSGIDDNRIADLSKDKRDLLPMNDFLKKHLPKVIREPGTVINYSSYDAALAGGIVEQVSGKPLNNFIKDNIFKPLKMSNSTLNRDMNPKGLECGYNYENDKIVKAELLKGYFNNYAVGGIISTSEDMAKFMIAQLNNGAYRDKRILQESTAIDMHSQHATFDKRLPGMAYGFNEKYIKGYRAIEHPGYSPDNIYSDMTLFPDENLGVFISINQGMNNLPDEIVSEMVAKYFPKKEEAKNKKPYYTSKSNLKDFIGTYRFSENPVSTFHKGDAFPEGEDVTVSLKDGKALTLTGKDVFVGNKYSTTLKEIEPLVFKRDDTGEYVVFKKDKNGQIYYLAQQQDSWHGTYEKLKWYELSIVQIGVTLFSLIIFLIVIIFSIGRIIYNTIKKKNGETNPLKKTNFYMTFVISLLNITFFIAALFVLGEPTRYGISVGAKLLLCVPILSLILNLLFLVFIVMDWMKKNSKLHTRLYYLIVALTGILYMWFLNYWNLFGFKY; encoded by the coding sequence ATGTGTTATGAAAGATTTAAAAAAAATACAAATTTCTTGAAAAATAAGTTAATAAAACGGATGTTTGCAATTATATCAATGTTTATAATATGTTTTGGAAGCAACGTTACAGTTTTTGCAGAGTCTAATTCAAGCGATAACTTATTTGGTAGTAAAGATGATATGAAAGTATTTATGGATAATACTTTTCAGAAAAAGATGAAGGAGCAGCATGTGCCAGGAGCAGTTATTACTGTGGTTAAGGATGGAAAAGTTATTTTTAGCAAAGGATACGGATATGCTGATTTAGAAAATAAAGTACCTGTGACGCCTGATAAAACTTTAGTAAGAATAGCATCGGTATCAAAGCTTTTTACTTATACGGCAATGATGCAGCTTTCTGAACAAGGTAAGGTAGATTTGAAGGCTGATGTAAATAAATATTTAAAAGGATATACCTTAAAAAATAAATATTCAAATCCAGTAACAGTGGAAGAACTTCTTACACATACATCTGGTATAGATGATAATAGAATAGCAGATTTGTCAAAAGATAAAAGAGATTTACTTCCTATGAATGATTTTTTAAAAAAACATCTACCTAAAGTAATAAGAGAGCCTGGAACTGTCATTAATTACAGCAGCTATGATGCAGCGTTAGCGGGTGGGATTGTTGAGCAAGTTTCTGGAAAACCTCTTAATAATTTTATTAAAGATAATATATTTAAACCACTTAAAATGAGCAATTCAACATTAAATAGAGATATGAATCCAAAAGGATTGGAATGTGGTTACAATTATGAGAATGACAAGATAGTTAAAGCTGAACTATTGAAAGGATATTTTAATAATTATGCTGTTGGTGGTATAATATCAACTTCTGAGGATATGGCTAAATTTATGATAGCTCAGCTTAATAATGGAGCATATAGGGATAAAAGAATTTTACAAGAAAGCACAGCTATTGATATGCATAGTCAGCATGCAACTTTTGATAAGAGATTGCCTGGAATGGCTTATGGGTTTAATGAAAAATATATAAAAGGGTATAGGGCAATTGAGCATCCAGGATATTCACCAGATAATATATACAGTGATATGACTTTATTTCCAGATGAAAATTTAGGAGTTTTTATATCTATAAATCAAGGAATGAATAATCTACCAGATGAAATTGTGTCAGAAATGGTTGCAAAATATTTCCCAAAGAAAGAAGAAGCAAAGAATAAAAAGCCTTATTATACATCAAAAAGCAATCTAAAGGATTTTATAGGCACTTATAGATTTAGTGAAAACCCTGTAAGTACTTTTCATAAAGGGGATGCCTTTCCAGAAGGAGAGGATGTCACTGTAAGCTTAAAGGATGGAAAAGCCTTAACATTAACAGGTAAAGATGTTTTTGTTGGAAATAAATATAGCACAACTCTCAAAGAAATAGAACCATTGGTATTCAAAAGAGATGATACAGGAGAATATGTAGTATTTAAGAAAGATAAGAATGGACAAATTTATTACCTAGCACAGCAGCAGGACAGCTGGCATGGGACTTATGAAAAACTTAAATGGTATGAACTTTCAATTGTGCAAATAGGAGTAACTTTATTTTCTTTAATAATATTCTTAATTGTAATTATATTCTCTATTGGAAGGATAATTTATAATACAATAAAGAAGAAAAATGGTGAGACAAATCCTTTGAAAAAAACTAATTTTTACATGACTTTTGTAATAAGCTTATTAAATATTACTTTCTTTATTGCAGCATTATTCGTACTGGGAGAACCAACACGATATGGTATAAGTGTGGGCGCCAAATTGTTACTATGTGTGCCAATATTGAGTTTAATTTTAAACTTACTCTTTTTAGTTTTTATAGTAATGGACTGGATGAAGAAAAACAGTAAATTACATACTAGATTATATTATTTGATTGTAGCTCTTACAGGAATACTATATATGTGGTTTTTAAATTATTGGAATCTTTTTGGATTTAAGTATTAG
- a CDS encoding ABC transporter ATP-binding protein — protein MKVLTVENVKKVYGRSSGGSVSKALNGVSFDVEKGEFVGIMGPSGAGKSTLLNVIATIDTPTSGSIKIGNQDIVNLKEPKLSRFRRKKLGFIFQDYNLLDTLTLKENVILPLALSKVKANEIDKRAERIAAALGISNIFNKYPYEVSGGQRQRTAAARAIIINPELILADEPTGALDSKSSRELLGCMSELNKEQNATILMVTHDAFAASFCRRIIFIKDGELFTEIRSNGDRKEFFDRILKVLAVLGGGVNDLH, from the coding sequence ATGAAGGTATTGACTGTTGAAAATGTAAAAAAGGTATATGGTAGAAGTTCAGGGGGAAGTGTTTCAAAGGCATTAAATGGGGTTAGCTTTGATGTGGAAAAAGGAGAGTTTGTAGGTATAATGGGACCTTCAGGAGCAGGAAAATCCACATTATTAAATGTTATAGCAACTATAGATACACCGACTTCAGGGAGTATAAAAATAGGCAACCAGGATATAGTTAATTTAAAAGAACCTAAACTTTCTAGATTTAGAAGAAAAAAATTGGGATTCATTTTTCAAGACTATAATTTGCTTGATACTTTAACTTTGAAGGAAAATGTAATACTCCCTTTAGCACTTTCTAAAGTAAAGGCTAATGAAATAGATAAAAGGGCAGAAAGAATAGCCGCTGCATTAGGTATAAGCAACATATTTAATAAATATCCTTATGAAGTGTCTGGGGGACAAAGACAGAGAACTGCTGCAGCTAGAGCTATAATAATTAATCCAGAACTCATACTGGCAGATGAACCAACGGGTGCTCTTGATTCTAAGTCATCAAGGGAGCTGCTTGGATGTATGAGTGAATTAAATAAGGAACAAAATGCTACAATTTTAATGGTAACTCATGATGCCTTTGCAGCCAGTTTTTGCAGAAGAATTATATTTATAAAAGATGGAGAATTGTTTACTGAAATAAGAAGTAATGGGGACAGAAAGGAATTTTTTGACAGAATTTTAAAAGTTTTAGCAGTACTTGGAGGTGGAGTAAATGACCTTCATTAG
- a CDS encoding ABC transporter permease, translated as MTFISLAVNNVKKNFNNYVMYLISAVFSVMIFYIFSSIAFNEVIMKLADNKPIVKAIFKASAGIVALFSFVFIWYSNSFFLKRRKKEIAIYSMVGMEKKQIAKMLFYENLIIGVLAILCGMVLGTMFSKYFSLMLIYLMKETLNIKFTISLRAFEITIVVFCILFLLNSFHSYSIIYRYKLIKLLSAQKEGENQPNTSLITSILSLVFIAAGYIMTYDKTTMQLVKLGIPVVILVSIGTYFLFSSFIIIFIRTIKRNRSVYYRGENMISVSQILYRIKSNAKTLSVIALLSAVTLTSVAASYSFYKTTENDMGKNMVFSYEFVNADISLNKKIEGIINKYNNKFISRNDLKLISAKVNLPILNKDDFEGKIISQSNYNSVITIKNRGNKVNLKGNECLFIQTSQGSSKKHNYLRNPVLVKLENSTINFTIIKYTDVQVVSPAVAASTIVVSDKAFKAISYQNKITNMNGYIVQNPEKSKELTKKLNEEVPKDIYVDSYYDSYQGFYKGGAILIFIGMFLGILFFLATGSIISFKQLMEASDDERRYSTLRKIGMNRQEIKKSIAKQLSVTFGMPLVVAICHSTAALIIFQRLMNEKIMNYCIIIMLGYILMYFIYYIITVNSYTNIVCKRE; from the coding sequence ATGACCTTCATTAGTCTAGCTGTAAATAATGTTAAGAAAAACTTTAATAATTATGTTATGTATTTAATAAGTGCTGTGTTTTCTGTTATGATATTTTATATATTTTCTTCTATAGCCTTTAATGAGGTGATTATGAAACTAGCAGATAATAAGCCTATAGTTAAAGCCATATTCAAAGCTTCAGCGGGTATAGTTGCACTGTTTTCTTTTGTATTCATATGGTATTCAAATAGTTTTTTCTTGAAAAGAAGAAAAAAGGAAATAGCAATTTATTCTATGGTTGGTATGGAGAAAAAGCAGATTGCAAAAATGCTATTTTATGAAAACTTAATTATAGGAGTTCTAGCGATATTATGTGGAATGGTACTAGGCACAATGTTTTCTAAATACTTCTCACTTATGCTGATTTATCTTATGAAGGAAACCTTGAATATAAAATTTACCATTTCACTTAGAGCTTTTGAAATAACTATTGTAGTATTTTGCATACTTTTCCTATTAAATTCTTTTCATAGTTACAGCATAATATATAGATACAAGCTAATAAAACTTTTGTCAGCACAAAAAGAAGGAGAAAATCAGCCTAATACTTCATTAATTACATCAATATTATCTTTGGTATTTATTGCAGCAGGATATATTATGACATATGATAAAACTACAATGCAGTTAGTGAAACTTGGAATACCAGTGGTCATTTTAGTGTCTATAGGAACTTATTTCCTTTTTAGCAGCTTCATTATAATATTTATAAGAACTATTAAGAGAAATAGAAGTGTTTACTATAGGGGAGAAAATATGATATCTGTATCACAAATACTCTATAGGATAAAAAGTAATGCAAAAACTCTTTCTGTTATTGCACTCTTAAGTGCAGTAACCTTAACTTCTGTTGCAGCATCGTATTCATTTTATAAAACTACAGAAAATGATATGGGAAAGAATATGGTCTTTTCCTATGAATTTGTCAATGCAGATATCTCTTTAAATAAAAAAATTGAAGGCATAATAAATAAATATAACAATAAATTTATTTCACGAAACGATTTAAAACTCATAAGTGCAAAAGTAAATCTACCTATTTTGAATAAAGATGATTTTGAAGGAAAAATAATATCACAAAGTAATTATAATAGTGTGATTACAATAAAAAATAGGGGAAACAAGGTGAACTTAAAGGGCAATGAATGCTTATTTATTCAAACAAGTCAGGGAAGCAGTAAAAAGCATAACTATTTACGTAATCCGGTTTTAGTTAAGCTAGAAAATTCAACAATAAATTTTACAATTATAAAATATACAGATGTACAAGTAGTAAGTCCTGCTGTAGCAGCAAGCACAATTGTTGTTTCAGACAAAGCCTTTAAAGCTATAAGTTATCAAAATAAAATTACTAATATGAATGGATATATAGTACAAAATCCAGAAAAATCAAAGGAACTTACAAAAAAGCTGAATGAAGAAGTACCAAAAGACATATATGTAGATTCTTATTATGACTCTTATCAGGGGTTTTATAAAGGTGGAGCTATTTTAATTTTTATTGGAATGTTCTTAGGAATATTATTCTTCTTAGCAACAGGTAGTATAATATCTTTTAAACAATTGATGGAGGCATCTGATGATGAAAGAAGGTATTCGACTTTAAGAAAAATAGGCATGAACAGGCAGGAAATAAAGAAGTCCATAGCGAAACAATTATCAGTAACATTTGGAATGCCTTTAGTAGTTGCTATTTGTCACAGCACAGCAGCTTTAATAATATTTCAAAGATTGATGAATGAGAAAATAATGAACTACTGTATAATAATAATGCTAGGATATATACTTATGTATTTTATATATTATATAATAACTGTAAATTCTTATACGAATATTGTTTGTAAAAGAGAATAG
- a CDS encoding response regulator transcription factor — protein sequence MFKILVIEDDEVIGEEILNAVRKHGYEGKTIEDFNRVIEEFVKYKPDLVLLDINLPAYDGFYWCGKIRMLSKVPIIFISSRTEEMDIIIATNMGGDDYITKPFSINILLTKVNALLRRTYSYFNDSKSDVIAHKGLILNLKDDTIMYNGNNIQLTRNEFKILHILMKNKGTIVSRDRIIRELWQDESFVDDNTLTVNIARLRKKLKNVGLPNYIETQKSMGYIV from the coding sequence ATGTTTAAGATACTTGTAATTGAAGATGATGAAGTTATAGGAGAAGAAATACTTAATGCAGTGAGAAAGCATGGATATGAGGGAAAAACAATTGAAGATTTTAATAGGGTAATAGAAGAATTTGTTAAATACAAACCAGATCTGGTGCTTTTAGATATAAATCTGCCAGCTTATGATGGTTTTTATTGGTGCGGAAAAATAAGAATGCTTTCAAAAGTGCCTATAATATTTATATCTTCTAGGACAGAAGAAATGGATATAATAATAGCAACAAATATGGGCGGAGATGATTATATCACAAAGCCCTTTTCAATAAACATATTATTAACTAAGGTAAATGCGCTTCTAAGAAGAACTTATTCCTATTTTAATGATTCAAAATCGGATGTAATTGCACACAAAGGACTGATATTAAATTTAAAAGATGATACGATCATGTATAATGGTAATAATATTCAACTTACTAGAAATGAATTTAAAATTCTACATATACTTATGAAGAATAAAGGTACTATAGTAAGTCGTGATAGGATTATAAGAGAACTATGGCAGGATGAAAGTTTTGTTGATGATAACACTTTGACTGTAAATATTGCAAGACTTAGAAAGAAACTTAAGAATGTTGGTCTCCCTAATTATATTGAAACTCAAAAAAGTATGGGGTATATAGTATGA
- a CDS encoding sensor histidine kinase, with protein sequence MTLREYLKDRRNLIAFFNILMVFIGGMILFDSSIRMLKSNAEYLITVSFLLFIIYLAIDYSLIRFNMNKIRNIPKEGLEWIHSLPCPRNYEQKFYLDVINKLYGNANIQIERLNNNNNESVEFLTTWVHEIKTPIAASKLIIENNLSRENEKTLYGIEMEIEKVEDYVQKALFYSRINDFSKDYRIDNVKIETAVKESIKSEASWFINKNIKLKIENLDVEVDTDYKWLEFIIKQILDNAIKYTPKDGGIHIYTKVQEKEKILYIKDNGIGIKKEDIRRVFEKSFTGYNGRVKQHSTGMGLYISQKLAKKLGHYIVIESKYERGTEASIHFPKLNKYI encoded by the coding sequence ATGACATTGAGAGAATATTTAAAAGATAGGAGAAATTTAATTGCTTTTTTTAACATACTCATGGTATTTATAGGCGGAATGATTTTATTTGATAGTTCTATAAGAATGCTAAAATCTAATGCAGAATATTTAATTACAGTTTCTTTTTTACTTTTCATAATATATCTTGCAATTGATTATAGCTTAATTAGATTTAATATGAACAAAATTAGAAATATACCTAAGGAAGGATTAGAATGGATTCACAGTTTACCTTGTCCAAGGAATTATGAACAAAAATTTTATCTTGATGTAATTAATAAATTGTATGGAAATGCTAATATACAAATAGAACGGCTTAATAATAATAATAATGAAAGTGTTGAATTTTTAACTACCTGGGTTCATGAAATAAAAACGCCTATTGCTGCATCTAAACTAATTATTGAAAATAACTTAAGCCGTGAAAATGAAAAGACATTGTATGGAATAGAGATGGAGATAGAAAAAGTAGAAGATTATGTTCAAAAAGCTTTGTTTTATTCCAGAATAAATGATTTTTCTAAAGATTACAGAATAGATAATGTTAAAATTGAAACTGCAGTAAAGGAAAGTATAAAAAGTGAGGCGTCCTGGTTTATAAATAAAAACATAAAGTTGAAGATAGAAAATCTAGATGTAGAGGTTGATACTGATTATAAATGGCTTGAATTTATAATAAAACAAATTTTAGATAATGCTATAAAATATACACCTAAAGATGGAGGCATACATATATATACAAAAGTACAAGAAAAGGAAAAAATTTTATATATAAAAGACAACGGAATAGGCATAAAGAAAGAAGATATTAGAAGAGTCTTTGAGAAAAGTTTTACAGGTTATAATGGAAGGGTAAAGCAGCATTCAACTGGGATGGGGCTTTACATAAGCCAAAAACTTGCAAAAAAGTTAGGGCATTATATAGTTATAGAATCTAAATATGAAAGAGGCACTGAAGCTTCAATTCATTTTCCCAAGTTAAATAAATATATCTAA